One segment of Parvularcula sp. IMCC14364 DNA contains the following:
- a CDS encoding FtsW/RodA/SpoVE family cell cycle protein, whose amino-acid sequence MDSLYRRVFTLDESDFSVRRFVRDWWWSVDRSLIYCTGALILIGIVLCFAASPATAMRLGISNSYHFIERQLIFLGPSMVLLLGISILSPLYARRLGVLLFGGAVFFVLMALLFGPEINGAHRWLTFGSFSLQPSEFAKTGFVVTAAWLVAEGARDRSFHGGLIAMGCYGVLAMLLLLQPDYGQWLLITAVWAMMFFIAGWSWLWMAVLGCVAVSAASLGYLYAPHVSRRIDHFLRPETGDTYQVDTAVQALSSGGLLGNPDTEIKYQLPDAHTDFIFAVAGEEFGFFLCIVILAIYACFVFRAFQLAALKSSIFMQCAICGLAAQIGFQAIVNIGVSLRVLPAKGMTLPFISYGGSSLLATAITVGLILALTRKQSPALRRKEVMP is encoded by the coding sequence ATGGATAGTTTGTACAGGCGCGTATTCACACTGGATGAGAGTGATTTTTCCGTGCGACGATTTGTCAGGGACTGGTGGTGGTCCGTAGATCGCAGCCTGATTTACTGTACGGGTGCGTTGATCCTGATCGGCATTGTGCTCTGTTTTGCTGCCAGCCCGGCGACCGCCATGCGCCTTGGCATCTCGAACAGCTATCATTTTATTGAGCGCCAGCTCATCTTTCTCGGGCCTTCTATGGTGCTGTTACTGGGCATCTCCATATTGTCTCCGCTTTATGCCCGAAGGCTCGGCGTTCTGTTGTTTGGTGGGGCGGTATTTTTTGTCTTGATGGCGCTGCTTTTCGGTCCGGAGATAAACGGCGCGCACAGGTGGCTGACGTTTGGTTCTTTCAGCTTGCAGCCCTCGGAGTTTGCCAAGACCGGTTTTGTGGTCACTGCAGCCTGGCTGGTCGCCGAAGGGGCGAGGGACAGGTCTTTTCATGGCGGACTTATTGCCATGGGCTGTTATGGCGTTCTGGCCATGCTGTTGTTGTTGCAACCGGATTACGGCCAGTGGCTGCTGATTACAGCCGTCTGGGCCATGATGTTTTTTATCGCGGGCTGGAGCTGGCTGTGGATGGCGGTTCTGGGTTGTGTGGCGGTTTCGGCGGCCTCTCTTGGCTATCTCTACGCCCCGCATGTTTCCCGGCGCATAGACCATTTTCTGAGACCCGAGACGGGAGACACCTATCAGGTTGATACGGCGGTGCAGGCATTGTCCAGCGGCGGGCTGCTAGGCAACCCGGATACGGAGATAAAATATCAGCTGCCTGATGCGCATACGGATTTCATTTTTGCTGTTGCCGGGGAGGAGTTTGGCTTCTTCCTGTGTATTGTCATACTGGCGATTTACGCCTGCTTCGTGTTTCGTGCTTTTCAACTGGCGGCACTGAAAAGCAGTATTTTCATGCAATGTGCCATTTGCGGCCTTGCTGCCCAGATTGGATTTCAGGCGATTGTCAATATTGGGGTCAGTTTGCGCGTCCTGCCAGCAAAGGGTATGACGCTGCCGTTTATTTCCTATGGTGGGTCATCATTATTGGCGACGGCAATCACGGTGGGCCTGATACTGGCATTAACGCGCAAACAGTCCCCCGCGCTCAGACGAAAAGAGGTTATGCCGTGA
- the murG gene encoding undecaprenyldiphospho-muramoylpentapeptide beta-N-acetylglucosaminyltransferase codes for MSEGKLIGLAAGGTGGHMFPAEALAQEMKRRDWRVLLFTDNRGMRYGETFPADILHELPAANPSASGLKAKTAAGFSLMRAVSQAVKVIGVHKPDIMVGFGGYPSAPAMLAARLRKIPHGVHEQNAVLGRVNRLVAPKADFVAHAFPQLTRLPENRTGSLLQLGNPVRDAVMQCAAAAYVAPAEYSQIDLFIFGGSQGAALFSRVVPEAIRQLPQALRARLRVTQQVRDDELDTVKAIYDEIGVAADLQSFFSDMPERLARAHLIISRAGASSVTEIATVGRPAILVPLAIAMDDHQSGNASVLEECGAARVLQEANFTPDSLQVYLSELLTRPAMLAQMAQKALTVAPDNATARLADHIVSLVNPAVT; via the coding sequence GTGAGTGAAGGCAAATTGATCGGGCTGGCTGCCGGAGGTACGGGAGGGCATATGTTCCCGGCTGAGGCGCTGGCGCAGGAAATGAAGCGCCGTGACTGGCGTGTCCTTCTGTTCACGGACAACCGCGGAATGCGATATGGTGAGACATTCCCTGCCGATATTCTGCATGAGCTGCCAGCTGCAAACCCCAGCGCAAGCGGCCTGAAGGCAAAAACGGCTGCCGGGTTTTCCCTGATGCGGGCTGTCAGTCAGGCTGTGAAAGTAATTGGCGTACACAAGCCTGATATCATGGTCGGCTTTGGGGGGTATCCTTCTGCCCCGGCCATGTTGGCAGCAAGACTGCGCAAAATACCCCATGGCGTACACGAACAAAATGCAGTGCTTGGGCGCGTCAATCGTCTGGTCGCGCCAAAAGCCGATTTCGTGGCACATGCCTTTCCGCAGTTGACGCGCTTGCCGGAGAACCGAACCGGCAGTCTTCTGCAACTGGGAAACCCGGTGCGCGATGCTGTGATGCAATGTGCCGCCGCGGCCTATGTGGCCCCGGCAGAATACAGCCAGATTGATCTGTTCATCTTTGGCGGCTCTCAAGGCGCGGCACTGTTCAGCCGTGTTGTGCCTGAAGCCATACGCCAGTTACCGCAGGCATTGCGCGCCCGCCTCAGGGTCACCCAACAAGTGCGCGATGACGAGCTAGATACAGTCAAAGCGATATATGACGAGATCGGGGTAGCGGCTGACTTGCAGTCCTTCTTCTCTGATATGCCCGAGCGTCTGGCGCGGGCGCACCTCATTATAAGCCGTGCAGGGGCATCTTCTGTTACTGAAATTGCGACGGTGGGCAGGCCTGCCATATTGGTGCCACTTGCCATTGCGATGGATGATCATCAAAGCGGCAATGCCAGTGTTCTGGAAGAATGCGGTGCAGCCAGGGTGCTGCAGGAAGCAAACTTCACGCCTGACAGCCTGCAAGTCTACCTGTCGGAACTCTTGACCCGTCCGGCTATGCTGGCTCAAATGGCACAGAAGGCGCTGACGGTTGCCCCTGATAATGCAACGGCACGACTGGCTGACCACATCGTGTCTCTTGTAAACCCCGCGGTTACGTAA
- the murC gene encoding UDP-N-acetylmuramate--L-alanine ligase, with amino-acid sequence MRMPFDMRGIHFVGIGGIGMSGIAEVMHNLGYRVQGSDLAESPNVQRLRAKGIQISIGHSEDNVQGVDAVVISTAIGRDNPEVAVARAKHIPVVKRADMLAELMRLKWNVCIAGTHGKTTTTSMIAALMDAAGLDPTVINGGVINAWDTNARVGEGDWMVVEADESDGTFIRLPITVGVITNIDPEHLDHYGDFDTLRQAFDQFIENTPFYGFGVVCLDHPEVQALVGRVTDRRLVTYGTNPQADVRAENITYADGQSHFSIIFRKRGQEELRIDDVKLPMPGIHNVLNALAASIVARELGASAEQIKTGFANFDGVKRRFTKTGDYNGVTIIDDYGHHPVEIEAVLKAARSVCSGRVIAIAQPHRYTRLRDLFDDFCTCFNDADSVLITDVFKAGEAPIENVNKQTLVAGIASHGHKDVVGLEDWADLPALIKAKASPGDYVVFLGAGDITRYAGKLAGQLASV; translated from the coding sequence ATCCGGATGCCATTCGACATGCGCGGCATTCACTTTGTCGGTATTGGCGGTATCGGGATGAGTGGCATTGCTGAAGTCATGCATAACCTTGGCTACAGGGTGCAGGGCAGCGATCTGGCGGAAAGCCCGAATGTGCAGCGCCTGCGGGCCAAGGGGATCCAGATTTCCATTGGTCATTCTGAGGATAATGTTCAGGGCGTTGATGCGGTCGTAATTTCCACGGCGATCGGCCGCGACAACCCGGAAGTTGCTGTGGCGCGAGCCAAGCACATTCCTGTGGTCAAGCGTGCCGACATGCTTGCAGAGCTGATGCGCCTCAAATGGAACGTCTGTATTGCCGGTACGCATGGCAAGACCACAACCACCTCCATGATCGCGGCCCTGATGGATGCAGCCGGCCTGGACCCAACCGTTATCAACGGGGGCGTTATCAACGCCTGGGATACCAATGCCAGGGTCGGAGAAGGCGACTGGATGGTGGTAGAGGCTGATGAAAGCGACGGTACCTTCATCCGCCTGCCCATCACAGTTGGGGTCATCACGAATATCGACCCGGAACATCTCGACCATTATGGCGACTTTGATACGCTCAGGCAGGCATTCGATCAGTTTATCGAGAATACGCCCTTTTACGGTTTTGGTGTGGTCTGTTTGGACCATCCTGAAGTGCAGGCGCTGGTCGGGCGCGTCACGGACAGACGTCTTGTCACCTACGGTACAAACCCGCAGGCAGATGTTAGAGCCGAGAATATCACGTATGCTGATGGCCAGTCTCATTTCAGTATTATCTTCCGGAAACGTGGGCAGGAAGAACTGCGCATTGATGATGTCAAGCTGCCCATGCCTGGAATTCACAATGTGCTGAATGCCCTGGCCGCCAGTATTGTCGCGCGGGAGCTTGGCGCATCTGCCGAGCAGATCAAAACAGGGTTTGCCAATTTTGATGGCGTGAAGCGTCGTTTCACCAAAACAGGTGATTATAACGGCGTCACGATCATTGATGATTATGGCCACCACCCGGTTGAGATTGAAGCCGTTCTCAAGGCAGCGCGCAGTGTTTGCAGCGGGCGCGTGATCGCGATCGCACAACCGCACCGATATACAAGACTGCGCGACCTCTTTGATGATTTCTGCACGTGCTTCAATGATGCAGACAGTGTGCTGATTACCGACGTGTTCAAGGCAGGCGAGGCACCGATAGAGAATGTCAACAAGCAGACACTTGTTGCGGGCATTGCCAGCCATGGCCACAAGGATGTTGTCGGCCTTGAAGACTGGGCAGACCTGCCCGCCTTGATCAAAGCCAAGGCTTCTCCCGGTGATTATGTCGTTTTTCTCGGGGCAGGTGACATCACCAGATATGCCGGGAAACTGGCGGGCCAACTGGCATCAGTATAG
- the murB gene encoding UDP-N-acetylmuramate dehydrogenase — protein sequence MRIQDQLPEIRGKYIYDAHLADITWFRVGGPAEVIVMPADVDDLTVFLAKLPADIPIYPLGVGSNLLVRDGGLPGVVLRLGAPFAKVETDGLEVQAGAAALDATVAKRAAAAGIAGLEFYRGIPGSIGGALRMNAGAYGAETKDILIEATALDRRGKKHVFNNHDMGFTYRRSAVPDELIFIEATYRGHEGAPEEINQRMKEIMQKREDSQPIRERTGGSTFKNPDPDVSGSKSSWQLIDSVGARGRIIGDAQVSPQHCNFLINRGQATAADLENLGESVRADVLRETGVDLQWEIKRIGQAVSA from the coding sequence ATGCGGATACAGGATCAACTCCCCGAAATACGTGGCAAATATATTTACGATGCCCACCTCGCAGACATCACCTGGTTCCGGGTTGGTGGCCCGGCGGAGGTCATTGTCATGCCGGCAGATGTGGATGATCTTACCGTGTTTCTGGCGAAGCTGCCGGCGGATATACCCATCTATCCGCTTGGTGTCGGCTCCAATCTCCTGGTCCGGGACGGCGGATTGCCCGGCGTTGTGCTGCGCCTTGGGGCGCCGTTTGCAAAAGTTGAAACCGATGGCCTTGAGGTGCAGGCCGGTGCAGCTGCGCTAGATGCAACTGTTGCCAAGCGGGCAGCGGCAGCTGGTATTGCCGGCCTTGAATTTTATCGCGGCATACCGGGATCAATCGGCGGTGCCCTGCGCATGAACGCTGGTGCCTATGGGGCGGAGACGAAAGATATTCTGATCGAGGCAACGGCTCTCGACCGGCGCGGAAAAAAGCACGTCTTCAACAACCATGATATGGGTTTCACCTATCGGCGCTCTGCCGTACCGGATGAGTTGATTTTCATTGAGGCGACCTATCGCGGTCATGAAGGCGCGCCGGAGGAAATCAACCAGCGCATGAAAGAAATCATGCAGAAACGCGAAGACTCCCAGCCCATTCGTGAGCGTACTGGAGGCTCCACCTTTAAGAACCCTGATCCTGATGTGTCCGGTAGCAAGTCGTCCTGGCAATTGATTGACAGTGTGGGCGCGCGCGGGCGGATTATCGGGGATGCACAGGTCTCGCCGCAGCATTGTAATTTTCTCATCAACAGAGGGCAGGCAACCGCCGCTGATCTGGAAAACCTCGGGGAGTCCGTGCGGGCAGACGTGCTGCGCGAAACGGGCGTTGATCTTCAGTGGGAGATAAAGCGCATCGGGCAAGCGGTCTCTGCCTGA